The sequence ACCCGCGTCACCCTGGACGTCGTCGACACCTTCGAGGTGGCCCAGCGGGTGCGCGTGGACGTCCCGCTGGACGAGATCGGCGCGCATCTGGACGAGGTCTTCGCCGCGGCCTACAGCGTCAGCGTCTTCACCGACTGGCACGGCGAGCGGGCCTCGGTGTGGCTCAAGCAACGCGTCGGCGCCACCGGCAGCGGCTGGGCGGGAGGACGGGCCGCGACGCGCCTGCTGCATCCCGTGCCCGGCATGCCGCCCGGCGGCAGCACGGAGCAACTGGGCGTGCCCGGGCCGTGGTTCGAGCGCCTTCCGCACTTCAGGCCGGACCTGGTGCCGGGCGCGGGAGAGGAGTTGCAGTCGGAGTACTACCTGCCCAGGGCCGCCGCGGCCCAGGCAGTCGCCGCGCTGCGCGGTATCGGAGGGCTCCTCCAGCCGCTGCTGCACATCGCCGAGGTGCGCACGGTGCGCGGGGACGACCTGTGGCTGAGCCCCGCCTACCGGCAGGACTCCGTCACCTTCCACTTCACCTGGATCGACAACCCCGCCGTGCGCACCGCGATCGCCGCCGTCGAGGAGATCCTGACACCCCTGGGCGCACGGCCCCACTGGGGCAAGCTCACCCTGCTTCCCCCGGCCCGGGTGGCCGCCCGCTATGAACGGGCCGCCGACTTCGGGCGCCTGCGCGCGCACCACGACCCCGGCGGCAAGTTCGGCAACGCCTTCGTGGAGGAGATGTTTCCGCTCCCGAGCTGAGGCGGTCATGCCAGGGCAGGCAACATACTTGCCAATGACTCTGCCCAGGTCAAGCACCTTGCTATCAGCGGCTTCGCGGCAGCCCGCACCCGAACTGACCGCACGCTCCAGTACGTCCGCACCAGAACTTACTTGCCAAACATTGCCAACTTGTTGGCACGTCTGGCAAGGTTCTTCCCGGCGGGCCCGGCACCCCGGTTCCGGGCCCTTACATCCCCTTCGTCTTCATGGAGTTGACATGACCGTTCAGGCCGGACCGCGTTCCGGACTCGACCGACGAGTCCGCTTCGGCGACGTC comes from Streptomyces sp. SCL15-4 and encodes:
- a CDS encoding FAD-binding protein, with translation MANWAGNVVYQAPRVHRPASLDELRALVARSDRIRALGTGHSFSRVADSTGDLVRLDALPPLLEVDSARRTVTVGAGMRYADLTAALHRAGFALPNLASLPHISVAGCVATATHGSGDGNRCLSASVRALELIAPDGESTVVDRESHPDTFAGSVVALGALGIATRVTLDVVDTFEVAQRVRVDVPLDEIGAHLDEVFAAAYSVSVFTDWHGERASVWLKQRVGATGSGWAGGRAATRLLHPVPGMPPGGSTEQLGVPGPWFERLPHFRPDLVPGAGEELQSEYYLPRAAAAQAVAALRGIGGLLQPLLHIAEVRTVRGDDLWLSPAYRQDSVTFHFTWIDNPAVRTAIAAVEEILTPLGARPHWGKLTLLPPARVAARYERAADFGRLRAHHDPGGKFGNAFVEEMFPLPS